TGAACGTCGGCGGCTCGGCCGCCTCAGGCAAGCGCACGGGCTGGAGAGAGCTGATCTACTGATCGACCGAATCGGTCGGCTGCGACACGAACAGGCCGGAAATCCGGCCTGTTCACCTTTCAGGCGAGCGCCCTGGGCAGGGGAAACGTGATGCGCTCGGCAACGCCTTCCAGCTCGCGCGTCTCGCGCGCTCCGAGCGCTTCCAGGCGCGCCACCACCTGGCGCACGAGCAGTTCGGGCGCGGATGCCCCGGCCGTAACCCCCACGATGGCCTTGCCCTCCAACCAGCGGGCATCGACCGCGCTGGCATCGTCCACCATGTAGGCCGGCACACCGCTGTTGGACGCCACTTCCCGCAGCCGGTTGGAGTTCGAGCTGTTGGGGGAGCCGACGACGATGACGAGGTCGCACTGCCGGGCGAGCAGCTTGACGGCATCCTGGCGATTCTGAGTCGCGTAGCAGATGTCGTCCTTCTTCGGGCCGAGGATGGACGGGAAGCGCCTCTTGAGCGCCTGCACGATGCCGCGGGCGTCGTCCACCGACAGCGTTGTCTGCGTCACGAAAGCGAGATTGTCCGGATCGGCGACCTGCAGTCGCTCGACGTCCTCCACCGACTCCACCAGATACATGCCGCCCGAACTCTGCCCCATGGTGCCTTCCACTTCCGGATGGCCGCGGTGGCCGATCATGATCACTTCGCGCCCCTGTTCCCGCATCCGGGCCACTTCGACGTGCACTTTCATGACCAGCGGACAGGTCGCATCGAACACCTTGAGGCCGCGCGCCTGCGCCTCACGGCGCACCGCCTGGGACACGCCGTGAGCGCTGAACACCACGGTGGCGCCGGGCGGGATTTCGGACAGCGCCTCGACGAACACGGCTCCCTTGCGGCGCAGGTCGTTCACGACGTACTGGTTGTGGACGACTTCGTGGCGCACGTAGATCGGTGCGCCGTGAATCGCCAGCGCGCGCTCCACGATCTCGATCGCGCGGTCGACGCCGGCACAGAAGCCGCGAGGGTTGGCCAACAGGACTTTCATGAACCGCAATTGTAACCACCCCTCCCGATGACCGGTCGCCGTCGGTCGACGGCGGCTCTCTGGCCTTACGGCCGCCGCGCCGAGACCTGCTTGACCCGGGAGCGGCGCAGGCTGTCCCAGATCATGACGACCACGCCGACCGTTATACAGGAATCGGCTAGGTTGAACGCCGGCCAGTGCCAGCCGCGCCAGTGCAGCAGGACGAAGTCCACGACCGCGCCCCGGAGCAGCCGGTCGATCAGGTTGCCGATCGCGCCGCCGAGCACCAGGGAGAGCGCGAGGCACAGGAGCGCGTCGCCGCGGTTTTTCACGATCAGATAGGCAATGACGCCAGAGGCGATGATCGCAACCGCGACAAAGAACCAGCGCTGCCAGCCATCGGCATCGGCGAGGAAGCTGAACGCCGCGCCGGGGTTGTAGGTCAGCCACAGCGCCAGAAAGGGCAGCACCTCGAGCGGCGAGCCGGGCGCCAGTGCGCGCACGGCCACGTACTTCGAGGCCTGGTCCAGCACGACGATGAGCGCGCTCAGCGTGAACCAGCGCGCGGCGCTAGGCATAGGACCGGTGCTCTCCGGCGCCGAAGAGATTCAGCGTACAGCGGCCGCACAGTTCCGGGTGGTCGGCGTCGTGTCCCACGTCGCTGCGGTAATGCCAGCAGCGCGCGCACTTGCGGTGGGGGCTGGGCATGACCTCGATCCTGTCCGGCCCCTGCGCGCCGGCGACGGTCGCCTGCGAGGTGATCAGCACGAACTTCAGCTCGTCTCCGAGCATTGAGAGCAATTGGTAGCGTTCGCCGTTGGCGTGGATGCGCACTTCGGCCTGCAGGGAGGACCCGATGCGACCTTCGGCACGCACCTCTTCCAGCCGTTTCTGCACTTCCGAGCGGATCTGGCGGATCGCATCCCAGCGTGCGCAAAGGTCGGCGCCGGTATCCGGGAAC
The genomic region above belongs to Burkholderiales bacterium and contains:
- the ispH gene encoding 4-hydroxy-3-methylbut-2-enyl diphosphate reductase — encoded protein: MKVLLANPRGFCAGVDRAIEIVERALAIHGAPIYVRHEVVHNQYVVNDLRRKGAVFVEALSEIPPGATVVFSAHGVSQAVRREAQARGLKVFDATCPLVMKVHVEVARMREQGREVIMIGHRGHPEVEGTMGQSSGGMYLVESVEDVERLQVADPDNLAFVTQTTLSVDDARGIVQALKRRFPSILGPKKDDICYATQNRQDAVKLLARQCDLVIVVGSPNSSNSNRLREVASNSGVPAYMVDDASAVDARWLEGKAIVGVTAGASAPELLVRQVVARLEALGARETRELEGVAERITFPLPRALA
- the lspA gene encoding signal peptidase II; amino-acid sequence: MPSAARWFTLSALIVVLDQASKYVAVRALAPGSPLEVLPFLALWLTYNPGAAFSFLADADGWQRWFFVAVAIIASGVIAYLIVKNRGDALLCLALSLVLGGAIGNLIDRLLRGAVVDFVLLHWRGWHWPAFNLADSCITVGVVVMIWDSLRRSRVKQVSARRP